From a single Phalacrocorax aristotelis chromosome 1, bGulAri2.1, whole genome shotgun sequence genomic region:
- the GJA3 gene encoding gap junction alpha-3 protein isoform X1 — MGDWSFLGRLLENAQEHSTVIGKVWLTVLFIFRILVLGAAAEEVWGDEQSDFTCNTQQPGCENVCYDKAFPISHIRFWVLQIIFVSTPTLIYLGHVLHIVRMEEKRKEKEELKKKGSFKDSNYPGAAASGSGGGGGSNNIRDPLGKKGKERLPIRDERGRIRMGGALLRTYVFNIIFKTLFEVGFIVGQYFLYGFELKPVYQCSRSPCPHTVDCFISRPTEKTIFIIFMLVVASVSLLLNMLEIYHLGWKKLKQGMTSRYSLEMPVATMTPVMVTGEAKPVALPPPAPPVVVTTAVPPPILPDTRAVTPLLAPVTMAPYYAAAAPRPRPPSTMASVASYPVAPPVPEERHRAVTPTPISTPVTIPTPIPTPTPAVVNYFNSNSHALAAEQNWVNMAAEQQGKVPSSSAGSSTPSSVWHPLPEQEEPLEQLLPPPAGPPVAAANSGSSASLSGASGGKWDVEGEEELSEERPISAACTTVEMHEPPLFVDTRRLSRASKSSSCRARSDDLAV, encoded by the coding sequence ATGGGTGACTGGAGCTTTCTGGGGAGACTGTTAGAGAATGCGCAGGAGCACTCCACAGTTATTGGCAAGGTTTGGCTGACGGTACTGTTTATCTTCAGGATActggtgctgggggctgctgctgaggaggtCTGGGGAGACGAGCAGTCGGACTTTACGTGCAACACTCAGCAACCTGGTTGCGAAAATGTTTGCTATGACAAAGCCTTCCCCATTTCTCACATCCGCTTCTGGGTGCTGCAGATCATTTTTGTTTCCACTCCAACTCTAATCTACTTGGGCCATGTGCTGCACATTGTACGCatggaggagaagaggaaagagaaggaagagctgaaaaagaagggaagcTTCAAAGACAGCAACTatccaggagcagcagcatctggcagtggtggtggaggaggCAGCAATAACATCAGGGATCCGCTTGGcaaaaaggggaaggagaggctcCCGATCCGAGATGAACGTGGTAGAATCCGTATGGGGGGTGCCCTGCTCCGTACCTATGTCTTCAACATCATTTTCAAGACACTGTTTGAGGTGGGCTTCATTGTCGGCCAGTACTTCCTATATGGCTTTGAGCTAAAGCCAGTCTACCAATGCAGCCGCTCACCTTGCCCACACACTGTGGACTGCTTCATCTCAAGGCCCACTGAGAAGACcatcttcatcatcttcatgttGGTGGTGGCCTCTGTCTCCCTGCTGCTGAACATGCTTGAGATATATCACTTGGGGTGGAAGAAGCTTAAGCAGGGCATGACAAGTCGGTACAGCCTTGAGATGCCTGTCGCAACAATGACACCAGTCATGGTAACAGGGGAGGCCAAACCTGTTGCcctgccaccaccagcaccaccagtgGTGGTAACAACTGCTGTGCCCCCACCCATTCTGCCTGACACCCGCGCTGTCACACCACTGCTGGCCCCGGTGACCATGGCACCATActatgctgcagctgctccaagaCCGCGGCCCCCCTCCACCATGGCCTCTGTGGCCAGCTACCCTGTTGCTCCACCAGTTCCTGAGGAGAGGCACCGTGCTGTGACTCCCACACCCATCTCCACTCCTGTCACCATCCCGACCCCCATCCCCACGCCCACGCCAGCCGTCGTCAACTACTTCAACAGCAACAGCCATGCCCTGGCGGCTGAGCAGAACTGGGTCAACAtggcagctgagcagcaggggAAGGTGCCCTCCAGCTCGGCAGGCTCCTCTACCCCCAGCAGTGTCTGGCATCCCCTTCCCGAGCAGGAAGAGCCACTGGAGCAGCTACTCCCACCCCCAGCTGGGCCACCCGTTGCTGCAGCCAACAGTGGCAGCAGCGCCAGCCTGAGTGGGGCAAGCGGCGGCAAGTGGGATGTAGAGGGTGAGGAGGAGCTGTCAGAGGAACGGCCCAtctcagctgcctgcaccaCCGTGGAGATGCATGAGCCACCGTTGTTCGTAGACACACGGCGCTTGAGCAGGGCCAGTAAGTcgagcagctgcagagccaggtCAGACGACCTGGCCGTGTAG
- the GJA3 gene encoding gap junction alpha-3 protein isoform X2, which yields MGDWSFLGRLLENAQEHSTVIGKVWLTVLFIFRILVLGAAAEEVWGDEQSDFTCNTQQPGCENVCYDKAFPISHIRFWVLQIIFVSTPTLIYLGHVLHIVRMEEKRKEKEELKKKGSFKDSNYPGAAASGSGGGGGSNNIRDPLGKKGKERLPIRDERGRIRMGGALLRTYVFNIIFKTLFEVGFIVGQYFLYGFELKPVYQCSRSPCPHTVDCFISRPTEKTIFIIFMLVVASVSLLLNMLEIYHLGWKKLKQGMTSRYSLEMPVATMTPVMVTGEAKPVALPPPAPPVVVTTAVPPPILPDTRAVTPLLAPVTMAPYYAAAAPRPRPPSTMASVASYPVAPPVPEERHRAVTPTPISTPVTIPTPIPTPTPAVVNYFNSNSHALAAEQNWVNMAAEQQGKVPSSSAGSSTPSSVWHPLPEQEEPLEQLLPPPAGPPVAAANSGSSASLSGASGGKWDVEGEEELSEERPISAACTTVEMHEPPLFVDTRRLSRAK from the coding sequence ATGGGTGACTGGAGCTTTCTGGGGAGACTGTTAGAGAATGCGCAGGAGCACTCCACAGTTATTGGCAAGGTTTGGCTGACGGTACTGTTTATCTTCAGGATActggtgctgggggctgctgctgaggaggtCTGGGGAGACGAGCAGTCGGACTTTACGTGCAACACTCAGCAACCTGGTTGCGAAAATGTTTGCTATGACAAAGCCTTCCCCATTTCTCACATCCGCTTCTGGGTGCTGCAGATCATTTTTGTTTCCACTCCAACTCTAATCTACTTGGGCCATGTGCTGCACATTGTACGCatggaggagaagaggaaagagaaggaagagctgaaaaagaagggaagcTTCAAAGACAGCAACTatccaggagcagcagcatctggcagtggtggtggaggaggCAGCAATAACATCAGGGATCCGCTTGGcaaaaaggggaaggagaggctcCCGATCCGAGATGAACGTGGTAGAATCCGTATGGGGGGTGCCCTGCTCCGTACCTATGTCTTCAACATCATTTTCAAGACACTGTTTGAGGTGGGCTTCATTGTCGGCCAGTACTTCCTATATGGCTTTGAGCTAAAGCCAGTCTACCAATGCAGCCGCTCACCTTGCCCACACACTGTGGACTGCTTCATCTCAAGGCCCACTGAGAAGACcatcttcatcatcttcatgttGGTGGTGGCCTCTGTCTCCCTGCTGCTGAACATGCTTGAGATATATCACTTGGGGTGGAAGAAGCTTAAGCAGGGCATGACAAGTCGGTACAGCCTTGAGATGCCTGTCGCAACAATGACACCAGTCATGGTAACAGGGGAGGCCAAACCTGTTGCcctgccaccaccagcaccaccagtgGTGGTAACAACTGCTGTGCCCCCACCCATTCTGCCTGACACCCGCGCTGTCACACCACTGCTGGCCCCGGTGACCATGGCACCATActatgctgcagctgctccaagaCCGCGGCCCCCCTCCACCATGGCCTCTGTGGCCAGCTACCCTGTTGCTCCACCAGTTCCTGAGGAGAGGCACCGTGCTGTGACTCCCACACCCATCTCCACTCCTGTCACCATCCCGACCCCCATCCCCACGCCCACGCCAGCCGTCGTCAACTACTTCAACAGCAACAGCCATGCCCTGGCGGCTGAGCAGAACTGGGTCAACAtggcagctgagcagcaggggAAGGTGCCCTCCAGCTCGGCAGGCTCCTCTACCCCCAGCAGTGTCTGGCATCCCCTTCCCGAGCAGGAAGAGCCACTGGAGCAGCTACTCCCACCCCCAGCTGGGCCACCCGTTGCTGCAGCCAACAGTGGCAGCAGCGCCAGCCTGAGTGGGGCAAGCGGCGGCAAGTGGGATGTAGAGGGTGAGGAGGAGCTGTCAGAGGAACGGCCCAtctcagctgcctgcaccaCCGTGGAGATGCATGAGCCACCGTTGTTCGTAGACACACGGCGCTTGAGCAGGGCCA